GGGGTGCGGGCGGGCAGCCCGGCGCGCCCCGCCAGGGCCCGCACCTCGTCGTCGGGCATGGCGGCCAGGATCGCCTTGCCGATGGAGGTGCAGTGCAGCCGCAGGCTCATGCCGACGCGGGAGGCCAGGTGGTAGGGCCGGGTGCCCTCCAGCTTGACCACGTACACCGCCTCGTCGCCGGACAGCAGCGCGAGGTGGACCGTCCAGCCGGTGCGCTCCTGCAGCGCCCGCAGCGTCGGCCGGACGTGCTCGGCGAGGTCCAGGCGCTGGAGGAAGCGGCCGGCGAGGCTGAGGATGCGCGGGCCGCCCAGGTAGCCGCCCCGGCCGTCGGAGCGCGCGAAACCGCGCTGGACCAGGGTTTGGAGGATGCGGTGCACGGTCGGCTTGGGCAGGCCCGAGGCGTCGGCGATGTCGGCGATGCGCGAGTGGTCGGCCAGCGCTTCCAGGACGCTGAGCGTCTTCTCGGCCGCGGACAGCGGGGCGTCGCCACTCATGGCCTCAATGTAGGCCAGGTGGGATCGCCGAGACCTGCGCGACGGCGGTGCGGTTGGGCCGGGTGGGGCATTCGGGTTGTTCCGGTGGCCGGTGCGTGACGACCCGGGCGGGCCGGCCTGCTCGACGGGGCAGGCCCTGCCCGAAACCCGGCCCGTCGAAGCACGACCTGCCGGAGCACGACCTGCCGGAGCACGACCTGCCGAGCTTCGGTCCGCCGACCCGAGGCCCGTTGCGCCGGCGGTCGGTCGGCAGCGCGAAGACGTCGAGCCGCCGGCCGACGGCGCCGTCGCGGAACCCGTACCCCGCACCGCCGGGGAGCGGTTGACGCTCGACCGGCGCCTGACCCTGGTCGTCGGTTTCGCGGGCACCGTCCTGGCGGCCGTGATCGGCGTGCTCGGCTCGCTGGTCGCGGCGCGCCCCTTGACAGGCAAGTCGCCACTTGCCTATAACTGTGCGGGTGGACGCGGACGCCGATCTGTTCAAGGCCATCGGTGACGCGACGCGGCGCATCATCCTGGACGAACTGACCGAAAGGGACGGTCAGACGCTGTTCGAGCTGTGCAGCCGGCTGACGATGAAGCACGGCCTCGCCTCGTCGCGCCAGGCCATCTCGCAGCACCTGGCCGTGCTCGAACAGGCCGGCCTGGTGCGCACCTGCCGGCAGGGCCGGTACAAGTTCCACCACCTCGACACGAGCCCGCTGCGCTCGATCGTCGCGCGGTGGCCCATCGACCGAGAGGCACCCGACCTGTGATCCGCATCAACATCACCAGCGTGCTCGTCGACGACCAGGCCAAGGCACTGGCCTTCTACACCGAGAAGCTGGGGTTCATCAAGAAGACCGACGTGCCCGCCGGCGAGGCCCGCTGGCTCACCGTGGTGTCCCCGGCCGCCCCGGACGCCGTCGAGCTGGCGCTGGAGCCGTCCGGCCACCCGGCGGTGGGGCCGTTCAAGGAGGCGCTGGTGGCCGACGGGATCCCGTTCACCCAGTTCGCCGTGGACGACGTGTACGCCGAGGTGGAGCGGTTGAAGGGGTTGGGGGTCGTGTTCACGCAGGAGCCGACCGACTTCGGGCCGGTGGTCACCGCCGTGCTCGACGACACCTGCGGCAACCTGATCCAGCTCGCCACGGTGAAGTAGCCGTCCACGCCGGAGGGGACCGCCGCGGTCGTCAGGACGCCCTCGGGTAGAGCAGCCGCAGGCCCAGGACGCAGACGGCCTGCGCGGCGAGCGCGATCGCGGCGTGCACCGCCCAGGCGCCGACCAGCGTGGGGCCACCCCACGCACCGCCGAGGTCCGGGTTCGCGGTGAAGGGGTGGTCGAGGGCGACGACGGTGTCCGGCCACAGCGGGTACAGCCAGCCGCGGGCCACCAGGTAGGTGGCCAGGAGCACGAGGGGCGCCGCGGCGAGTGCGCGGGCGAACCCCCGGCGCGGGTGGATGCCCAGGCGGGCGGGCAGTGTTCTCATGGCCCGGGAGGCTAGGCGCGGGGACGGCGGCGGGGCGTCATACCGCGGTGCCGTCTTCTCCGTCGTACCGCGGTACTCCTGCCGCCTCGGCACGACCCGGTGGTACCCCTGCCGCCTCGGCAAGACCCGGCCGGGGGCCGGTCAGCGGCGGCGCTTCTTCAGGTATGCGGCGAGTTCGTCGTAGGCGCCGGCGTCGTTGCCGTACAGGGCGTAGTTGCGGGCGGTCTCCATCCACTCGCCGATGCTGGGGCTCACGGACTTCACCGCGTCCTGGAGGTGGCGCTGGGTGATGGGCCGCACGCGCCCGGTCGCCATGGACTCCTCCATGGCGGTCTCGGTGGCCTGCTCGCAGACCAGGGCGAGGTCCGCGCCGGACATGCCGTCGGAGACCTTGGCGATCCGGGCGAGGTCCAGCCGCTCGGCGGGCTTGCCGCGCAGGTGCAGCCGGAGGATCGCCTCGCGCGCCTCGGCGTCCGGCGGCAGCACCAGCACGGTGCGGTCGAAGCGGCCCGGTCGCAGCAGCGCCGAGTCGACGTCCCACGGGTGGTTGCTGGCGGCCAGCACGAACAGGCCCTCGTTGTCGGTGGTGGCGCCGTCCAGTTCGGCCAGCATCTGGTTGACCACGCCGCGCATGGCCGAACCGCCGCCGCGCAGGTGCGAGCGCTTCTGGCCCAGCGCGTCGATCTCGTCGAAGAACAGCAGGCACGGGCGGTTGCGGCGGGCGGTGGCGAAGATGTCGCGGAGGTTGCGCTCGCTGCTGCCGATCCACATGTCCAGCACGTCGCTCAGGCCGATCTCGTAGAAGCTCGCGCCCAGCTCGCCGGCCAGCGCGCGGGCGATCAGCGTCTTGCCGCAGCCGGGCGGGCCCCACAGCAGCAGGCCACCGCGCAGGGACTTGCCGAACCGCAGGCGCAGCTCGGGGTTGCGCAGCGGCGTGAGGAACGACATGTCCAGGCGCTTCTTCACGTCGGCCAGGCCGCCGATGTCGGCCAGCGTGATGCCGGCCGCGCCCATCGTGCCGAGGGCGGGTTCGGCGACCGGGTCGCTGTCCGTCCACTGGCGCAGGATCTCGTCGGCGGTGTCCGGGACGGCCGCGGCGACCGGGGCGGCGGGAGCTGCCGGGACCGGGGTCGGCGGTGTCGCCGGAGCCGGGTCGAGGGCGTCCGCGAGCCGCCGGTACGAGGCGGCCCTGGTCCCGTCGCCGACCGCCCGCGCCGCGTCGGCGGCCGTGCGCAGCGCCGCCACGTCGTCGGGCACGGCGGCCAGCACGGTCGTGGCGTGCGCCAGCGCCTCGTCCGCGCGGCCGGCGTCCAGCAGCAGCCGCGCGACGTGGGCCCGCACCGGGTGGTTGTCGGGGTCCGCGGTCAGCGCCGCGAGCAGCGCCTCGATCACCGGGTCATGCGTCACGCGACGACACGGTAGCCGATCGCACCGCGTTGACCAGGCAGATCCTCGTCTCTACGGTATGCCGGACGAACGCGGTGATCGCCGGGGTGGGGGAATGGACGACGTAGTCGGTGTTGCGGTGCGGCGCGGCCAGGCGCTGCTCGACCTCGGCCGCCACCGGGAGGCGGAGGCGCAGTTCCGGACCGCGCTCGCCGCCAGCCCCGGCGACCCCGTGACGCACACGCTGCTCGCGCAGGCGTTGCTGCGCCAACAGCGCTACGACGAGGCCCGCGACCACAGCCGCGCGGCGCTCGCCGCGGACCCGGAGCACGTGCCGGCGCACTCCGCGCTCGCCGCGTCCCTGGGCGGGCTGGAGCAGCTGCCCGAGGCGCTGGAGGTGGTGCGGCGCGCCCTGGACCTCGCGCCCGGGTTCGCGGGCCTGCACCTCCAGCACGCGTACGTCCTCATGGCGCAGGACCGGCCCGCCGAGGCGCTGGCGAGCGCCGAGCGCGCCCGCGCGCTGGACCCGGAGGACTCCGACACCGCCACCGCGCGGGCGGCCGCCCTCCACGAGCTGCGCCGCTTCGACGAGGCCGACGCCGCCGTGGCGGAGGCGCTGCGGCTCGACCCGCAGAACGCCGAGGCCCACCGCCTCAAGGGACTGCTGGCGCTGCGCCGCGGCGGCAGCGGGTCCGCGGTCAGCGCGCACCGCACCGCCCTGCACCTGGACCCCACCGACCGGCACGCCCGCGAGGGCCTGTCGCTGGCGCTGAAGTCCCGCAACCCGCTCTACCTCGCGCTGCTGCGGTTCAACCTCTGGCTGAACTCGGTGCCGACCGGGGTGCGCGTCGCGGTGGCGCTGCTGCCGTTCCTGCTGACCCGCTTCCTCAAGCCGTTCAGCGGCCAGGCGTGGGCGACCGCGCTGGTGGTCGTGGTCATCGGCCTGGTCGTGCTGAGCTGGACCCTCGAACCGCTGATGAACTGCGTCCTGCTGCTGGGCCGCGACCGGCACCTGCTCGGCCGGGCCGCGCGCCGGGCGACCTTCACGTTCCTGGGCTTCGCCGCGGCCGCGATCACCGCGGTGGTCCTCGCCACCGCCGGCGGCCCCGGTCAGCTGGTGGGGCTGGCCTTCGGCCTGGGCCTGTGGGCGATGGCCACCGGCTCTGGCCACACCGTCCGCGAGGACCGGCGCGGGCTGCTGAACGTCGGCTCGGCGGTGGCGGCCGTGCTGGGCGCCACCGCGTTCGCGGCGATCCTGGCGGGCGCGCCCGGCGCGACGCTCGCCGTGGGGCTGGTGCTGCTCGGCGGCGTCGTGGCCACCTGGGTCACCGTGCTCTCGTGACCCGCCAAGCGAGACGGGAGGGCCGTGCCTGGTCCGGGCGGCCGAACCGGGTGAATGCGTTTCGTCGGGTACTTTGGTGCAACATCGAAGTGAGACGGAATTTTTCCTTGTCCGGGTAAACGGCCGGTTGGTAACCATGACGGTGACCGCTCGTCGGGCGAACCCGGGAGGAATACGTGGGACCGATTCGTCGCGCCTTGTCCGCCATGCTGATGTTCGCCCTGGTGGGAGCCGGTGCCACCCCGGCCGCAGCCGCCGGCTCCCCGACCTGGGAGCTGCGCGACATCGGGCAGCGGATGTGCGTCACCTCCGATTTCGGCCACCCCGGCGCCTATTTCCTCATCCCGCTCTACGGCGACTGGTCGAAAACCATCACGACCGGGATGCGCAACCTCCCGCCCGGTACGCGGGTGGTGGGCAGCCCGACGCTCCCGCCCGGCTCGCACCACGAGGACTACATCATCGGCGGCGTCCACATCGCGATCGCGCCCGCCCCGGTCGGCGTCTACCGGGCGGAGGTCTGGGCCTCGGACGGCGAGGTGACCCAGGCAGTGCCGGCCGTGATCAACGTGAAGGAGCGCTGCTGAGCCCTGGCGGCAGCAGCACTGCCGGCGGCTTCAGCGGGCTTCCGACAAGCTCGTCCGGAGAACCCGTTGAGGCGGTGGTGGCGCGGGCGGCGTCGGGTGCGGCCGGTCGTGCTGCCACCACCAGGCGATGGACGGGATGGGCGGGGGTTCGGTGGAGTGGTCCCGGGGTGTGTCGCGCATGCCGCTCGCCTCGAACATGCGCCGGCCGTCGACGTAGAGGTAGCGCTCGGTGACGAGCGCCCAGTCCAGCGAGCCGCGGATGTAGTGCTCCAGGCCGGACAGGTAGTCGGTCAGGTCCGGCCGCCGCCGCCTGAGCCGGTCGCGGAGCCGGATGAACAGGGTGGTCGTCCGGTCCATGAGGACCATCGCCCGCTCGACGGCCTCGGCCTCCGTGCAGCCGGTCTCGGTGCGCACCACGTCGAGCAGGTTGAACCCGTCGGGTGAGCGCTCCTCCTCCTTGGCCCGGGAGACGACGCTGATGCTCCAGGCGGAGAGCATCGCGGCGACCTCGGTGACCGCCGCGGCCGAGCGGTCGTGCAGCAGGTGCGGCGGTGGCGCGGCGGAGCAGTTGATCGCCGCCGCCAGACCGGCCAGGGCCAGCGGGCCGCCCGAGCGCAGCATCGTCATGCAGTACGCGTCCAGGCTCGGCTTCTCGTCGCGGGCCAGGAAACCGGACCTGGTGGCCTCGGAGTGGAAGTAGCCGAGCATGGCGTTGACGAAGCGGTCGCTCTCGGCAGGCGAGCCCCAGCGCGCGAGCCGAACGCGCAGGTCGCGCAGGCTCATGCCGTAGCGGTCGCCCTCGTCCACGGGTTCCTCCAGGACGTCCGCGCAGCGGTGGATGCGCTCCATCGCCCAGGCCAGCTCCCCCGGGCGGTCGTGCAGCTCGCCCTCGTCGCAGTACTCGTCGTCGAAGGCGGTGATCCACATCGTGAAGTCGGAGGCGACCTGGCGCAGCTCGTCGCCTGCCAGGGGCGCCATCCGCACGACCATGTGCCCGACCCCGCTCCGCGCCAGGCGCTCGCGGTGCTCGTCGTCGGCGCCCAGGCCGTAGCGGCGCATCCAGGCGATGGACCGCCGGTCGAACAGCTCGCCGCGCGGGAGGTGGATCGACGGGAAGGGGCAGTAGAACTCGGGCAGGCGGGTCGGGGCCCCGTCCTGGTCGCTTCCCGCGGCGCCCGGCCGGGCCTGGGCGTCGGGCGGGGTGCCCGGGCGGACCCCGGTGTCGGGCGGGGCGGGTGGGCGCAGGCCGTTGAGCGCCTGGAGGCTGTGGATGTCGGCCAGGCTCGGGTAGTGGTAGGGGTGCGGCCGGGGCGCGGCCTGGTCGGCGATGGACGGGAAGCTGCCGTCGGCGCGCTGCTGCGCGCGCAGCCAGCGGCCGGCCCGGTCCAGGGGCGCCGTGACGCCCCGGTGGGCCAGGGCCGTGACGGCCTGCGCGGTGGACAGCACGTCGCTGGGGTCGCCGGGGTGCCGCCCCCAGCCCCCGTCGCGGTTCTGGGTGGTGCGCAGGCGGCGGGTGCTGGTGTCCGTGACGCGCCGGACGCGCTCGTCGGAGTCGGCGCCGGGCACCGCGTGCAGCGCGTCCAGGACGTGGCAGATGACGCTGGACTCGCTGAGGGTCCAGCTCACCGGGAAGGTGCCGTCGGCACGGCCCTGGCCCACCAGGTAGTCCACGGCCGCGTCGAGCAGGCGGGCGTGGCGGTCCCGGGCGGGGCTGAGCGCGATGACCGCGCCGGCGGTCATGTCCGCCTCGGAGGCGTGCCCGGCCAGGTAGGTCGGGAAGCCGCCGTCGGCCCCCGCCATGCCCACCAGGTAGTCCTCGGCCGCGGCGATGGTGCCGCGGTGGCGGTGGGCGTCGACGGCGCGCAGGAACTCCACGCAGCGCGAGGTGTCGTCCACGTCGGTCTGGGTGGTCTCGCTGCAGTAGCCCCACCCGCCGTCGGGCAGTTGCGTGGCGGCGATCCAGTCGGCCATCCGCGCCACCACGTCGCGTCGTTCACCACTGGCGGCCAGGGCGATCCCGGCCATCGCGGTGAGGTAGGTGTCCTGGGAGCTGACGAAGGGCACCCCGCCGTCGGGGCGGCGGGTGGCGGACACCGTGGCGATCCCGGAGGCCAGCAGCGGCCCCTTCGGCTGGAAGGTGCGCAGGGCGTGCAGCGCGATCAGGTGCGTCAGGATGTTGCCGTGCAGGGGCCTGCCCGGCACCGTGGCCGCCAGGCGGCCGACCAGGAAAGCCTGGTCGGCGGGGTTGCTCCGGCCGCGCGCGTGGTCGCCCAGGATGTTGTTGGCGCACAGCACCAGTTCGGTCCAGACCGCCTGGCCGCGGTAGTCGACGGTCGGCAGGTCGGCTTTCGGCACCAGGTCGAACAGGGAGAACACGGTGCCGATCAGGACCCGCTTGCGCTCTCCGGTGGCGTGGGTGAACGTGGCGCGGAAACGGGCCGCGCGGGCGGGGTCGGGGTTGCCCAGCGCGGCGTCGCGGACGATCGTGCTGCCCTCGTCGGGTGCTTGCGTGGCGACCAGGTACCTCCGCAGCGACTGCCGCTCGCCCGAGTGGGTCCCCCCGCGGTCCACGTCCTCCAGCAGGCGCAGGAACACCGCCGACTCCACGACGCGGCTGGTGCAGGTGTCGATCAGCCGACCGTCCGGCGCCACCCTCCCGACCAGGGAGTCGATCAGCCGCAGCCGGGCGTCGCCGTCCGAGGGGGGCGCCTGCGCGGTGCCCCCGAGCCCGGACCACCCGGCCAAGCCGATCGTCGGGGTGCCCCGTCCCGCGGGACCGGGCAGGACGCGCACGGGTTCGCTCATGCCTTCACCTCCGGTGCGGTGGTCAGGATCTTCAGGGCGGACTGCCGCGCGCGGAACGGGAAGGTCGGGTGGTAGGTCGGCTCGGACAGGTCGGCCGGGGTCAGCCGGGGGAGGGCCGTGCGCATCTCCTCCAGGGCCACGCGCAGCATCATGCGGCCCAGCGGGGCGCCGACGCAGAAGTGCTCGCCGAGGCCGAAGGCCAGGTGGGGGGTCGGGGTCGGGTGGCCGGGGTGGAAGCGGTCGGGGTCGGGGAACCTGGCCTCGTCGCGGTTGGCCGAACCGTAGGCCAGCAGGACCCGGCTGCCGGCGGGGACGCGGGTGCCGCCGATCTCGACGTCGCGCAGGGCGGTGCGGTACATGCCGAAGATCGGGCAGTCGTAGCGCAACCCCTCCTCCACGAGGTCGTCCACGCGGACGCTCCCGTCGACCACGGCGGCCCACCCGCCCGGCGCCCGCACCTGGTTCCACACCGTGGTGGTGAGCGTCTCGGCCGCGGTGCGGTAGCCCGCGGTGATCAGGGTGGGCACCTGCGCGATGGCCTGCCGGACCGGCAGGTCGCGGACGAGCGCGCTGATGAGGTCGTCGCGCGGCCGGAGCAGGCGGTGGGCGATCAGCCGCTTGGCGAACGCGCCGTAGTCGGCCAGGCCGCGGGCGCAGGCGCGCAGGACCTCCGGGTCGGTGTCCTCGCGCGCGGTCATGATCCGGATCCGCTGGTCGGTCCAGGTGTCGAACCGCTGGTAGGTGCTCGTGGGGATGCCGAGGACCCGGAGCACGACCATGAGCGTGAAGGGCTTGGCGAAGTCCTCGGCGAAGTCGAACGCGGGGCCCGCCGCGAGCCGGCGGAGCAGGCGGCGCGCGATCGCCCGGGCCCGGGGCTCGGTGTTGCCGATCACCCGGCGGGTGAAGCCGGTGCGCACCACCGCCCGGACCCTGGCGTGCTCCGGCGGGTCGAGCGACCCCAGCGGCAGCGCGTCGCCCCGCCAGGCCGCCACGACGTGCTCGACCTCCGGGGGCAGGGTCGCCGTCGGGCGGGGGTTGTGCTCGCGGACCGAGAAGCCGTCCTGGTCGCGCAGCACGGCCGCGATGTCGTCGTACCGGGTCACGCACCACGCCCGCAGCGACTCCGAGTAGAACACCGGTCGCGTGCACCGCGCGTCGCGGAAGAACCCGAACGGGTCGTCCCGGTGGGCGTGCCGGGGGTCGAACACCCCGTCGGTCGATCCGGGTTCAGCCATGGCGGCCCCCCGAGTGGCGGTAGTCCGGGTCCAGGTGGGTCATGGCGAGCAGCACGAAGTTGTTCGCCAGTTCGGTGACGCCGTGCGGCAGCGGGCGGGGGGCGGCCTGGTCGGGGATCGAGGTGTAGCCGCCGTCCTCGTCCTGCTCGCGCAGCAGGTAGGCGGTGCCGGCGCGGACCACCCCGCTGTCGCGGTGCTCCGCGGCGAGCGCGACGAGGCTGTAGGCGGTGCTGATCGGGTCGCTCGGGTCGCCCGGCGCCTGCCCCCAGCCGCCGTCGGGGTTGGCGGTGGTCAGCAGGCGGCGTTGCGCGGCCCGCACGGCCGGGCCGATCCGCTGCTCGTGCGCCATCGGGTCGCGCCGGTGCACGAAGCGCAGCGCGGCCAGGGCGCGGAAGACGGCTTCGGCCTCGCTGAGGCTCCGGCCGCGCCCGAAGGTGCCGTCGCAGCGCTGGGCGCGCAGCACGAACCCCGCCGCGCGCTCGATCAGCGGTCGGTGCGCGTGGGCGTGCGGCGCGAGCGCCAGCACGGTGTCGGCGGTCGTGGCCGGCTCGGCCGGGTGCCCGGCGAAGTAGGTGGACACCCCGCCGTCCGGGCCGACCCGGTCGCGCAGGAACCGCCGCGCCCGCTCGCCGTGGGCCCGGTAGCGGTCGGGGTCGACGGCGTGCAGGAACGCCACGACGTGCGCGGTGTCGCCCGCATCGGTCTGGACGACGTCCTCCGCGTTCGACCAGCCGCCGTCGTCGGCCTGCCGACCGGCGAGGTAGTCGCCCATGGCGAGCAGGACGCGCCGGTCGACACCGGCGCGGGCCAGGGCCAGGCCCGCGGTCGAGGTGACGAGGACCTCCTCGGTGGTGGCGAACGGCATCCCGCCGTCGGTGTTCAGACAGGCGGCCAGCGCGTCCACCCCGGCGCGCACCACGGGGTGCCCCGGCGCCACCCGGGTGAGCGCCAGCAGCGCGAACAGGTGGGAGAACGCCTGCCGCTCGATGACGCCCCGGCGCTGGCCGACCTCGGTCAGCCGCAGCAGCCGCGCGGTCAGCTCGGGTGCCACGGGGTCGGCCGAGTTCAGGTGGTGGATCGCCATCATCCGCAGCCGGGTCCAGGTCGCCCCGTCCCGGTGCTCGAACGCCTCCGCCGGCGCGTCCACGTGGAACGGCTCGGGGCCGACCGCGGCCAGAATCGCGGCCAGCGCGAGCCTGTGCCGGGGCGAGGG
This portion of the Saccharothrix syringae genome encodes:
- a CDS encoding IclR family transcriptional regulator, which encodes MSGDAPLSAAEKTLSVLEALADHSRIADIADASGLPKPTVHRILQTLVQRGFARSDGRGGYLGGPRILSLAGRFLQRLDLAEHVRPTLRALQERTGWTVHLALLSGDEAVYVVKLEGTRPYHLASRVGMSLRLHCTSIGKAILAAMPDDEVRALAGRAGLPARTPNTITDPDDLLLELADVRARGYAEDREENEAGVRAVGAAVFNHTGEVVGAVSAASLVEFAEAPRELPDLVVRAAAEVSRALGAT
- a CDS encoding ArsR/SmtB family transcription factor, translated to MDADADLFKAIGDATRRIILDELTERDGQTLFELCSRLTMKHGLASSRQAISQHLAVLEQAGLVRTCRQGRYKFHHLDTSPLRSIVARWPIDREAPDL
- a CDS encoding VOC family protein — protein: MIRINITSVLVDDQAKALAFYTEKLGFIKKTDVPAGEARWLTVVSPAAPDAVELALEPSGHPAVGPFKEALVADGIPFTQFAVDDVYAEVERLKGLGVVFTQEPTDFGPVVTAVLDDTCGNLIQLATVK
- a CDS encoding AAA family ATPase produces the protein MTHDPVIEALLAALTADPDNHPVRAHVARLLLDAGRADEALAHATTVLAAVPDDVAALRTAADAARAVGDGTRAASYRRLADALDPAPATPPTPVPAAPAAPVAAAVPDTADEILRQWTDSDPVAEPALGTMGAAGITLADIGGLADVKKRLDMSFLTPLRNPELRLRFGKSLRGGLLLWGPPGCGKTLIARALAGELGASFYEIGLSDVLDMWIGSSERNLRDIFATARRNRPCLLFFDEIDALGQKRSHLRGGGSAMRGVVNQMLAELDGATTDNEGLFVLAASNHPWDVDSALLRPGRFDRTVLVLPPDAEAREAILRLHLRGKPAERLDLARIAKVSDGMSGADLALVCEQATETAMEESMATGRVRPITQRHLQDAVKSVSPSIGEWMETARNYALYGNDAGAYDELAAYLKKRRR
- a CDS encoding tetratricopeptide repeat protein; amino-acid sequence: MDDVVGVAVRRGQALLDLGRHREAEAQFRTALAASPGDPVTHTLLAQALLRQQRYDEARDHSRAALAADPEHVPAHSALAASLGGLEQLPEALEVVRRALDLAPGFAGLHLQHAYVLMAQDRPAEALASAERARALDPEDSDTATARAAALHELRRFDEADAAVAEALRLDPQNAEAHRLKGLLALRRGGSGSAVSAHRTALHLDPTDRHAREGLSLALKSRNPLYLALLRFNLWLNSVPTGVRVAVALLPFLLTRFLKPFSGQAWATALVVVVIGLVVLSWTLEPLMNCVLLLGRDRHLLGRAARRATFTFLGFAAAAITAVVLATAGGPGQLVGLAFGLGLWAMATGSGHTVREDRRGLLNVGSAVAAVLGATAFAAILAGAPGATLAVGLVLLGGVVATWVTVLS
- a CDS encoding DUF5980 family protein, with amino-acid sequence MGPIRRALSAMLMFALVGAGATPAAAAGSPTWELRDIGQRMCVTSDFGHPGAYFLIPLYGDWSKTITTGMRNLPPGTRVVGSPTLPPGSHHEDYIIGGVHIAIAPAPVGVYRAEVWASDGEVTQAVPAVINVKERC
- a CDS encoding terpene synthase family protein; this encodes MSEPVRVLPGPAGRGTPTIGLAGWSGLGGTAQAPPSDGDARLRLIDSLVGRVAPDGRLIDTCTSRVVESAVFLRLLEDVDRGGTHSGERQSLRRYLVATQAPDEGSTIVRDAALGNPDPARAARFRATFTHATGERKRVLIGTVFSLFDLVPKADLPTVDYRGQAVWTELVLCANNILGDHARGRSNPADQAFLVGRLAATVPGRPLHGNILTHLIALHALRTFQPKGPLLASGIATVSATRRPDGGVPFVSSQDTYLTAMAGIALAASGERRDVVARMADWIAATQLPDGGWGYCSETTQTDVDDTSRCVEFLRAVDAHRHRGTIAAAEDYLVGMAGADGGFPTYLAGHASEADMTAGAVIALSPARDRHARLLDAAVDYLVGQGRADGTFPVSWTLSESSVICHVLDALHAVPGADSDERVRRVTDTSTRRLRTTQNRDGGWGRHPGDPSDVLSTAQAVTALAHRGVTAPLDRAGRWLRAQQRADGSFPSIADQAAPRPHPYHYPSLADIHSLQALNGLRPPAPPDTGVRPGTPPDAQARPGAAGSDQDGAPTRLPEFYCPFPSIHLPRGELFDRRSIAWMRRYGLGADDEHRERLARSGVGHMVVRMAPLAGDELRQVASDFTMWITAFDDEYCDEGELHDRPGELAWAMERIHRCADVLEEPVDEGDRYGMSLRDLRVRLARWGSPAESDRFVNAMLGYFHSEATRSGFLARDEKPSLDAYCMTMLRSGGPLALAGLAAAINCSAAPPPHLLHDRSAAAVTEVAAMLSAWSISVVSRAKEEERSPDGFNLLDVVRTETGCTEAEAVERAMVLMDRTTTLFIRLRDRLRRRRPDLTDYLSGLEHYIRGSLDWALVTERYLYVDGRRMFEASGMRDTPRDHSTEPPPIPSIAWWWQHDRPHPTPPAPPPPQRVLRTSLSEAR
- a CDS encoding cytochrome P450, with the protein product MAEPGSTDGVFDPRHAHRDDPFGFFRDARCTRPVFYSESLRAWCVTRYDDIAAVLRDQDGFSVREHNPRPTATLPPEVEHVVAAWRGDALPLGSLDPPEHARVRAVVRTGFTRRVIGNTEPRARAIARRLLRRLAAGPAFDFAEDFAKPFTLMVVLRVLGIPTSTYQRFDTWTDQRIRIMTAREDTDPEVLRACARGLADYGAFAKRLIAHRLLRPRDDLISALVRDLPVRQAIAQVPTLITAGYRTAAETLTTTVWNQVRAPGGWAAVVDGSVRVDDLVEEGLRYDCPIFGMYRTALRDVEIGGTRVPAGSRVLLAYGSANRDEARFPDPDRFHPGHPTPTPHLAFGLGEHFCVGAPLGRMMLRVALEEMRTALPRLTPADLSEPTYHPTFPFRARQSALKILTTAPEVKA
- a CDS encoding haloacid dehalogenase-like hydrolase, producing MKIAALDVDGTLLPGALADPLPALLVDAGLTPRDRAARLRDVVATGRPEDPPPPEVVHRLFAALFTDVPVRAVSALIAGLWQERRQRLFDFTRPLVAALRGAGYTPVLISGGPEELVAHLAAELGVERFRGTRFAVEDDLYTGLVESTVEGVKDKVALDLADGAVAWSRSLAIGNSLGEVELFRQVGQPIAFEPSPALLALARDHAWHVADRHDLPAVVRDRLGLDWPSPRPAPPPAPTGPPRLRAAADRLVDHVLRGVTPAGSIPGTTQSRVTESALMLTLLRRENMHPAAQHALRVHLLARAPGAGPFDAAVIASTLHGTPVPDRERLIDKTFEGSAQHPSPRHRLALAAILAAVGPEPFHVDAPAEAFEHRDGATWTRLRMMAIHHLNSADPVAPELTARLLRLTEVGQRRGVIERQAFSHLFALLALTRVAPGHPVVRAGVDALAACLNTDGGMPFATTEEVLVTSTAGLALARAGVDRRVLLAMGDYLAGRQADDGGWSNAEDVVQTDAGDTAHVVAFLHAVDPDRYRAHGERARRFLRDRVGPDGGVSTYFAGHPAEPATTADTVLALAPHAHAHRPLIERAAGFVLRAQRCDGTFGRGRSLSEAEAVFRALAALRFVHRRDPMAHEQRIGPAVRAAQRRLLTTANPDGGWGQAPGDPSDPISTAYSLVALAAEHRDSGVVRAGTAYLLREQDEDGGYTSIPDQAAPRPLPHGVTELANNFVLLAMTHLDPDYRHSGGRHG